One part of the Candidatus Aminicenantes bacterium genome encodes these proteins:
- the thiL gene encoding thiamine-phosphate kinase: MSPATVGRTGERELVRMIRRSFPATRRDVLMGIGDDAAVLRPGTKPWVLTKDLLVEDVDFRRRLHPPYFIGRKSLAVNISDAAAMGARPAFALLGLGLPADLELAWVREFLRGFRSMAREHGVDLVGGDLSAAREIVVSVTIIGAADRVVGRGGARPGDWLFVSGTLGDAALGFALLERGGGGGRARAAASLRRAFLDPVPRVELGLDLVRLKLPSAMIDVSDGLSVDLAHLCEASGTGAEVELGRIPLSAGMVRLGGPKTLDYALNGGEDFELLFAVRPTRCNRVSLTRLGRRHAITLIGKIMAGKGVAAVSSDGSRRPLSVRGYEHFR, from the coding sequence ATGAGTCCAGCGACGGTCGGACGGACGGGCGAGCGGGAGCTGGTCCGGATGATCCGCCGTTCATTCCCCGCTACGCGTCGGGACGTGTTGATGGGGATCGGCGACGATGCCGCCGTCTTGCGGCCGGGGACGAAGCCTTGGGTCTTAACCAAGGATCTTCTCGTCGAGGATGTCGATTTTCGCCGCCGCCTCCACCCCCCCTATTTTATCGGCCGCAAAAGCCTGGCCGTCAACATTAGCGATGCGGCGGCTATGGGAGCGCGGCCGGCTTTCGCCCTGCTCGGACTGGGCCTGCCGGCCGATCTGGAGCTGGCCTGGGTCCGGGAGTTTCTGCGCGGCTTCCGCTCGATGGCCCGGGAACATGGCGTCGATCTGGTCGGGGGGGATTTGTCGGCGGCGCGCGAGATCGTCGTCTCGGTGACGATCATCGGTGCCGCGGATCGGGTCGTCGGCCGCGGGGGCGCCCGCCCCGGCGACTGGCTGTTCGTGTCGGGGACCCTGGGCGATGCCGCCTTGGGTTTCGCCCTGCTCGAAAGAGGGGGAGGGGGGGGCCGGGCCCGTGCTGCGGCAAGCCTGAGGCGCGCTTTTCTCGACCCCGTCCCCCGGGTCGAGCTCGGCCTCGATCTCGTTCGGTTAAAACTGCCTTCGGCGATGATCGACGTCAGCGACGGATTATCCGTCGATTTGGCGCATCTCTGCGAGGCGAGCGGGACGGGGGCTGAGGTCGAGCTGGGCCGCATCCCGCTCTCGGCCGGGATGGTCCGCTTGGGCGGGCCAAAGACGCTCGACTATGCCTTGAACGGGGGGGAGGATTTCGAGCTGCTGTTCGCGGTCCGTCCGACCCGGTGCAATCGGGTCTCGTTGACCCGCCTCGGCCGCCGGCATGCGATCACGCTGATCGGGAAAATCATGGCGGGCAAGGGAGTCGCGGCCGTAAGTTCGGATGGATCCCGCCGGCCCCTCTCCGTCCGCGGCTACGAGCACTTCCGATAG
- the dapF gene encoding diaminopimelate epimerase — protein sequence MKFSKFHALGNDFLIVDRAEIGSGADLGDLARRICERHMGAGADGILLLADAADGSGEVDFRIFNADGSEAEISGNGIRCAAAHLFSEGRASGGRVRFRTSAGPRECELIGRQGGVSTIRIEMGVPRLASNEIPFDDGRRHERIIDYPLTIGGKLRLVTIMSMGNPHCDIFVDRFPSRIEWHETGREIEIHPFFPNRTNVEFVRVIGRGEIEVLFWERGVGETLSSGSGSCAAAVSAILKGYADRTIRVKTSLGSLLVEWPEETAGVFQTGPAEFAYSGSYQ from the coding sequence GTGAAGTTCAGCAAGTTCCACGCGCTGGGCAACGATTTCCTGATCGTCGATCGGGCCGAGATCGGCTCCGGCGCCGATCTCGGCGACCTGGCCCGCCGCATCTGCGAACGGCACATGGGCGCGGGAGCGGACGGCATCCTGCTGCTGGCAGACGCCGCGGACGGCTCGGGCGAGGTGGATTTCCGGATCTTCAACGCCGACGGCTCGGAGGCCGAGATCTCCGGCAATGGCATCCGCTGCGCGGCCGCGCATCTGTTCTCCGAGGGGCGGGCCTCGGGCGGCCGGGTCCGCTTCCGGACCAGCGCCGGGCCCCGGGAGTGCGAGCTCATCGGGCGCCAAGGCGGCGTTTCGACCATCCGCATCGAGATGGGCGTTCCCCGTTTGGCCTCGAACGAGATCCCTTTCGACGACGGCCGCCGCCACGAACGGATCATCGACTATCCCCTGACGATCGGTGGCAAGCTCCGTCTGGTCACGATCATGTCGATGGGCAATCCCCATTGCGACATTTTCGTCGATCGCTTTCCGTCGCGAATCGAATGGCACGAGACGGGGCGCGAGATCGAGATCCACCCCTTCTTCCCCAACCGGACCAATGTCGAGTTCGTTCGGGTCATCGGCCGGGGCGAGATCGAGGTCTTGTTCTGGGAGCGGGGTGTCGGCGAGACGCTGTCGTCGGGGAGCGGCTCCTGCGCCGCCGCGGTTTCGGCCATCCTCAAGGGCTATGCCGACCGCACCATCCGGGTCAAAACGAGCCTGGGCTCGCTCCTGGTGGAGTGGCCCGAAGAGACGGCCGGCGTCTTTCAGACCGGCCCGGCCGAATTCGCCTACTCCGGCTCCTATCAATAG